CTTTTTATTGAGTTGTCTTAAGAATTTACCAATTATATATttaaagcacagactaacagacaggacactcaaattagattcttctatcattttaacggtcatttcgaatattccttcagttgggacagtactcgcatatgtcatgatggcaccacgttatcctatcaaaaacatcctgtctgtcatctagactgtgtttattttttcatttaccaacagagtgggCTTTCATACAGAACTACATGtagtgtattgatttgtatacgtccatgcgaatttcatgcaggatacagatttaatacacatTTCCAAAACTAtatagaattgtgcctacttctcatccttcaacgcaatacaaaatcgaacccgttttgttacattaTTTACTTGcatctggtctgccgccactttatttcgcagctgatcggtgttgacaaacgagggggaaccaactagtgaaaaaacttttacataacacaaggggtgtaccgatagtaaatagttcgcgcagtacaatataggaggaactagtgcatcacgaaaaattattttaataagaatttactcatactgtcatgtctgttagacTGTGTTTAAAGAGCGCCATACCATTCTCATTGTGCAGCCTTATgaaatgttatgatgaaactaatgattttcaatcatttaatcttaaaaactttattatttcttatttcgaTTTTAAACAAAATTGTAGAATATTATGTATTAAAATGCGTTAAAAGATAATCGGGCGCAAatgcaacaaaacaacaaaactaagTCTTGGCATCACGTTCCTTTAGTGGAACTTGGCCTATCGCTATCAAAATCGATCGGAAATATTattaggaatttgtgattaaatttttaacagCGTCAGATAACCAtcaataactgaaaaacaaagttttcataaacttttgTTAATAATGAGCAAAATTTGTCACACTTGCTTGccattttcgcacccggacgacggttttgacgtagtaaatcacatatatgttccgattatctactgaaCGAGTTGGAAAGataaagtttgattgaaaatcgttcatttcttctagtgcttcagacggaactggatgtcgaggtgaggttctcccaccaacattaGTAAGAACAAAGCAAGTATAAAGAGTGAAACGCTCAGATCGTGCTTTCATTCGGACTTCGGTCGCCAGAaaaagcagtcggcaatgaaatcgCAGACGttttgcgtggtacaaaacctgAAACGCACAGGtctcagagccagtttccccttaaagaagatcgattgcatcatcctgttgctgatcgtttgcattggagaaaaatacaacgaaaaattgacaacaatggttccaaatgtcatttaaagaactataaaggttgctttttttgtaaatcgataattcaaaccatcagtgtagtgcaaatttggGATAATTTGCTTAACTTTGTGTAATTTCCGCAGGtcgaaattcgcaacagtgtttaatatcgtttatatcTAAAAAGTGTtaaatatcttagagaattacataatttggcccttctgaatgccagaatatAATCCCGTGCAGCCTTGcactaaaaattttcaattctaaAACGAAAAATTATCAAGATGCTTttctcacagactaacagacatgacagtatgagtaaattcttataaaaataatttttcgtgatgcactagttccacctgtattgtactgcgcgaactatttactatctgcacaccccttgtgttatgtaaaagttttttttactagttggtttcccctcgtttgtcaacaccgatcagctgcttgcagggatgcctgatttcattaaaatatttgaaaatgaattgtcacaataaattattggattacgttgataatatatttaactttttcgcgatgtttgaaggtaaccatttatttgactctacgttgttcatctagactattttttattgtgttggtagttttcacccgaaattaagtggcgcagaccagaagcaagtaaatattgtaacaaaacgggtttgattttgtattgcgttggagaatgagaagtaggcacaattatgtatatagttttggcaatatgtattaaatctgtatcctgcatgaaatttgcATGgatgtatacaaatcaatatatTACAGGtagttctgtatgaatggcaactctgttggtaaatgaaaaaaataaacacagtctagatgacagacaggatgtttttgatagggtaacgtggcgccatcatgacacatgtgagtactgtcccaaataaaggaatatttgaaatgaccgttgaaattattgaagaatctaatttgagtgtcctgtctgttagtctgtgcttttcTTCCGGGTTTTATGAACAAATAACTGCATATCTTTTTGCACCCATCAAAACTCGTTCATTTCAGAGTGTGAGAATATTGTCATACACAtaatcaaaattagtttatttggtcatcgtgGTATGCCGGTTTCAATTAATCACCAAATTCTAGCTTAAAACAAGTGAATGTTGTTTGAATCTTCGATATCTCGAATTACAGCaactttttttcgtttgatgGGCAACTAAACGTCTTGTTGTTTAAAACAGGATTTTTCTGTGTGTACCATTGCACTCATTATCATCGCACAAGCTTGCCATCTATGAGTCAAACACAACTTTAGATCGCGAATCGTACAGGTTAGTTCAGTGTACCACACTATGGGGCGCTGCAATCGTTTTTTTATGGGGAAGTTCTCGAAATTCCGGCTAATTGtcattttcaaataaatgttattaaaaacatttcaagttACGATTTTGGTTTTGTTGCTAGAAAAAGTTAAAAGGAAACATTTCAGGAAAATGTCGGCTGCATTTCGATTAGCAAAGAAAAAGTATACGCAGCAAGATTTGCGGCGAATTATGAATGAAACTAGAGCAGGATCTGGGAAACAGACTGAAGCATCCACGAGGAAAATTGATTCTCCACTGGCAAAATATCCTTTTGAAAGCAATTTTTCTCTTTAATTAAtaggtaatatttaaaaaacatttttcttaaCTGTAAAACCTACACATATAACGAAGCTGGTCAACTCACCTGCGCTTTGTGCCGATCTGTTGTCCGTTCGGAGGCAGTATGGAAGGTTCACATCAATTCGAAACAACACAAAGAAAATATCGAGGAAGCTAAAAAACTGAAAGAAAAATCGGCCCAATCGGCAGCTGCTGATTCTGCAAAAGCACAGCCAAACCCGCAATCTGTTCCGAAAACACTTACATCTGGACCATCTCCGATTGCGACCTCCTTTAAGCGTCCATCTTCGCCTTCTTCCAACTCAAATGCTAGTAGTAATAAGAAACAGAAAGGAATTCTCAAAAATTCGAATCAGGATTTGAAGCATTCGGACAAGAACGACCTTCCGGAGGATTTTTTTGATTCGGGTGCGACAATACAAAAAGATCTTGTCAACATTCGACTTCCGAGCAGTAGTAGGTTAAACGAGGATAAGAATGTGGCCGAGGCAGTTCCAGAGGAATGCCCaccggaagaagaaaaaatccccGAAGGTTTCTTTGACGATCCGAAAGCAGACGCCAAAGCGCGAAACATTGAGTACAGGGATCCCAACGATGAAGAGTGGGACCGCTTTCAGAAAGAAATCAAGGAAGCAACTACCGAATCGATGGCCATCATCAGTGAGGAACAGGAAGAGTCTACGGTCGAGCGACAAATCAGTGAAATCGATGAACAGATTCGTAACTGGTCACGGGTGTTGAGTTTGGAGAAGAAAAAGGATGAAGTAAGGTGCAAAACGGCTACGGCACTGGAAGCCGGCGAACGGATGCTCAAGGTGAAAAAGGAAAAGCAAGACCACGAAAGCGAAGATGAGGATGATGATGAGGCCGGGGATTTCGACGAGTTTCCTGATTGGCGAGCGAAGAAGTCCTTCAAGTGATTGTTGTTTTTAAGCGCTTGGGAGGTGTTATATAAGGTATATGTTTAATAAATTAACAGAGATTATTTCAAATATCACAAGACCCTTCTATGGCTAAAGTCATAGAAAATCATTATTCTAATTAGTGAATGTTTTCGTACTGTAATTGAATACATTTTCAACTTTTCTTGATGTGCTACGTTTGGTTGCCATTTTAGACTATGAAACGTGGAATTTCTTTCGGGAATTGGATGTCTTATCGATGTGGTTTATTGAACGATGATGAACTTCTGGGtgataaaaaatgattttattctgCCTATGCTTTTTTATCCTTTCCTATAACTAAACAAGTCAGTTTTTGGACATTCTTTTTTATATAGGGGTGCCGGCTTATTGACACTATCGAAAACGACGGTTTTGAAACATTATTTGGAACTCATAGCAAAAGCAAGACTGTCGAAGCACGCGAATAtatgaataaaatcaaatataTTGCTAATGCTTCTACATTCTCCCATGAGACAGGGTAGAGAAAAGTTGCTGTCAAGCGTCATGGAAGCGATACAAAACCAATGTTGTAGCATAAGAATTTGACGGTTCGTTTGGTATTTCCCTGAGAAGTATTCGCCAGTTACTAagctcgttttcgcttgatgccaatttCCACCCTTACCGCTGTcacaccgtttgtttgaagctagtttcgaacatagtttcaacgttgttgaactgaaattcgacttaatttcgaacctggtttttatatcaggtttgctcaaacccccgttgccaaGTGCGAACAAATATTTCTTGAATGCTTAGAATTAGTTCCCTATCAGTGGCGTACCGAAGAAAATtgggcgcccggggcaaaataagagatttgccaCCTCAACCGTTGGGTTAGTGAGCAAAACAAAAGGCTGAACTGCATATCTAGATAGATGACTTGGGCGAGCAAAATAATAAAAGGACCCAAAAGTTGGTCTGCCGTccccctaaaaacgttgcgccACGAGCGAGTGCCCCCTTAGTACTAAGtgtggcaggcgatctgtggGTGCGGTAATTCCAGCAAACTGTACATAACGACTCCCGAAGCGCATTCTTATCTATATATTCTCACGAAGGTGATACTCTGTTTTGATAGGATCTGGCATAGTGCCATTACGCGAAAACGTAAATGGAGTGATACGATTTTGTTTCTGTACCGAAGGGGACATATTTTCCAAATTCGCCAGAACTTCGCCAAATAAAACTCTGGGGAAATTTCCTGACAATAGAGTGTTGCACAAGATTTTATGGGTAGCGTTCCATCCAAGGAAGTCTTTAGCCTAAGAAAGCAGGTAGAGAGAACAATTTCAGcgatgaaaacgggcaaatcaTTTCAGAAGTGGAGGAAAAAATATTGGCTCTTAAATGGTAGTGAATTAATTGAGCGAAAACTAGTTTCGTTTTGTATAACACATGCGCTGAAAAGTTGCGAGCCTCACACATATATGGCGCTAGTTTTTTTTAGTGAATACTAACCTTCAGAAGACTGCTGTTGAAGTTTCATGATAttcaattcattagtttgtgagttattgtgctaatggTGACGCTACTGCGagtagtgattactactacttttttagtgtaaactacgattaaacatggaaaatcttgaaaaattgTATTAAACCAAGTGTAATACTCAATTCCAAATAAACGTTgattttcgcacaatgaactaagatcaacgttaccacctcaaagtaaaaactttttcttcaacttctactatgaattatcaaatgaatttgcccgtttttataagaaatcgttgaaaaggtggactgattcaaaatgttcctaccgatttgacagcttttGCCGAAaggatcatctctaaacaagcagcgcctctacatttcagttttgcgacattaCAACGTAAACTAAAGTCGGATCCCAAAAAATTCTGGAGCTATGTCAACGAGCAAAGGAAAGAATCTGAGCTACCTTCGTCAATGCGTTACGGAGAATTCACAGGTTCAAGTCCGCAGGAGATTTGTCAGCTATTTTCTCAGAAGTTTGCTAGTgttttttctgatgaaaaattGTTACCGCATCAAGTATCCCTTGCGGTGCAAAATGTGCCATTTTTTATCAGTCCTTAAATGCGATCAATTTGGATGAAAACACTGTTCTGTTGGCAATCCGTAAAACAAAGGCTAGCACCTCTTTAGGGCCAGATGGTATACCGGCGATTGTTCTGCGAAAATGCTCTGCTAGTTTAGCAGCACCTCTTACGTCTTTGTTCCTCAAATCGCTAACTGCCGGAATATTTCCCGATCTGTGGAAGTCCTCTTTTATGTTTTCAGTtcataaaaaaagaaataaaaaactagTTGACAACTACCGTGGGATTGCATTTCTCAGCGCCATTCCAAAGCTTTTTGAAAAGATCGTTCTTGAGCCAATTTTCAACCATTGTAAGCAGTATATTGTACAcactcagcatggatttatgccaaaaCGTTCTACTGCTACAAATCTGCTTTCGCTTACGAATTATGTTACAAATTCTATGTCCGTTGGTTATCAAACAGACGTCATTTACACGGATCTGTCGGCAGCCGTTGTTAAAATAAATCACGCTATCGCCTTTGCTAAACTAGACAAACTCGGTTTTGGCTCGAACGTACTTCGCTGGATTAATTCATACCTAAGCGATCGACGTCTTGCCGTAAGAATCGGTGACTGTGTATCTGATGAGTTTTGCGCTTCCTCCggaattccacaaggcagtcatctaggaccattgatattcttgctgtactttaacgATGTGAATTTTGTCTGGAAGGTCCGCGGCTTTCAT
This genomic window from Malaya genurostris strain Urasoe2022 chromosome 1, Malgen_1.1, whole genome shotgun sequence contains:
- the LOC131436519 gene encoding zinc finger protein 830; this translates as MLLKTFQVTILVLLLEKVKRKHFRKMSAAFRLAKKKYTQQDLRRIMNETRAGSGKQTEASTRKIDSPLAKYNEAGQLTCALCRSVVRSEAVWKVHINSKQHKENIEEAKKLKEKSAQSAAADSAKAQPNPQSVPKTLTSGPSPIATSFKRPSSPSSNSNASSNKKQKGILKNSNQDLKHSDKNDLPEDFFDSGATIQKDLVNIRLPSSSRLNEDKNVAEAVPEECPPEEEKIPEGFFDDPKADAKARNIEYRDPNDEEWDRFQKEIKEATTESMAIISEEQEESTVERQISEIDEQIRNWSRVLSLEKKKDEVRCKTATALEAGERMLKVKKEKQDHESEDEDDDEAGDFDEFPDWRAKKSFK